From the Thermodesulfobacteriota bacterium genome, the window AAATATCAATCAACTCGCATACGCCCTAAAACCACCGATTTTGCCGGGTGAGCCGCTAAATATTAGGGTTGTAAAAGAGGGGAAGGAGTTCGGTCAGGGCATAGGTTACCTTGAAGATGGAACTATGGTTGTGATCGAAGATGGAAGAAGACACATAGGAAAAAACGTGGATATAATAGTTACCAGTGTTTTGCAGACACCGTCCGGAAGGATGGTGTTCGGAAAATTAAAAGAGCATGCGGAGAGGGAATTTTACTTTCCCGACGAGTATAGATACGAGGAGCAAATAAGATAGATGAGGGTAATAGCGATAATCCTTGCCGGTGGGACTGGAAAAAGGATGGGTGCTCCAACGAATAAGCAGTTTCTCTTACTCGATGGAAAACCGATAATTGTGAATACCCTTGAGATATTCGAGGAATGTAGGGCTATCCACGATATATATCTGGTTGTGAACCAAAAGGATCTTCCGATTTTCCAGGAAGAGGTCTTAGAGCAGTATAAGTTTAGCAAACTATCAAAGATAGTGATCGGAGGAAGGCTAAGGCAGGACTCCGTAAGAAACGGTCTTGAGGCGATAGACTGTAAGTGCGATATTGTTGTCATACACGATGGAGCAAGGCCCTTTGTCTCCCCTTCATTCATAGAGAAATCCGTAGCCCTTATGGAGTTATACGATGCTATAATCCCTGGGCTTCCTGTAAAAGAGACGATAAAGGTCGTATCGAAAGAGGGGTTTGTGCAAAAGACCTTGGAGAGGAGTTCGCTCTGGTCGGTTCAGACACCTCAGACATTCAAATACGACCTTATAATCAAGGCATATAGGGACGGGATGGAAAAGAAGCTCTTTGGCTACGATGATTCAACGTTTATCGAATATCTTGGAAAGAAAGTAAAAGTTATTGAAGGTTCACCCTTTAACATAAAGATAACCACACCAGAAGATCTCATAATAGCCCAAGGTCTTCTCTCCCATTTAAAAAGCATGGTATAATGCCTTATAAATCCGAGCGATGAAAGTAGGTTTAGGTTATGACTGCCACAGGCTTGTGCCTGGCAGGAGATTTGTGCTCGGAGGAATCGAGATACCCTACGAGAAAGGGCCTCTTGGCCATTCTGACGGAGATGTTCTAATCCATGCCATATGCGATGCAATCTTAGGGGCTATATCATCAAAAGACATAGGTAGCCATTTTCCGGATACGGACCCAGAGTACTTGGGTCTTGAAAGTGAAAGAATCCTTCTCGAGTGTATGTGGATGTTAAAAGAGAAGGGGTTTCGCATACTGAACATAGATTCGGTTGTGATTCTTGAAGAACCTAAAATTTCGCCTTTTAGGGAAAGGATAGTAAAGAACCTATCGAGGATCACTGGCCTTTCCGAAGAAAGCATTTCCGTAAAAGCAAAGACTAAGGAAGGTTTTGGATTTGTGGGGAAGAAAGAGGGGATTGAGGCTTACGCGGTAGTCCTTATTGAAAAAGATGGTTAGAGTGAGATTTGCGCCAAGCCCAACAGGATACCTTCACGTAGGAAACGCAAGGACTGCGATTTTAAACTTTCTTTTTGCGAAAAAGAACGGGGGTCACTTTCTTTTGCGAATAGAGGATACGGATCGGGCACGCTCGGATCCACATTTTGAATCTTCGATCCTTGAAGACCTTTTATGGCTCGGAGTAAAATGGGATGAAAAGATCTATAGGCAGTCCCAAAGGCTCCATATCTACCATGAGTATGCGAAGACCTTAATAGATAAGGGATACGCGTATAAGTGCTTCTGTTCTAAGGAGAGGCTACGAAAACTAAAGGAAGAATGTGAAAAAAGGAAAGAGCCTCCAAGGTACGATAAAAGGTGTAAGAATCTTAGCGATTCTGAAAGAAAAAGACTTGAATCGGAAGGCATACCTTCAGTTATAAGATTTTCTACGCCGGAAAGAACCGTAGAGTTTTTAGACTCAGTATTTGGGCGTATAACCTTTCCTAAAGATTACCTTGACGACTTCATAATCATGAAGGCCGATGGAACCCCATCGTATAATTTCGCTGCCGCAGTGGATGATATGCTTATGGGCATAACCCACGTAATAAGGGGAAAGGACCACATCCCTAACACGCCAAAACAGATCCTCATATTCGAGGCACTAGGAAGGCCCCATCCGGTGTATGCCCACCATTCTCTTCTTTTGGGAAAAGATGGAAAACCCTTAAGCAAAAGGGAAGGTTCTAATAAGATAAGGACATTGAGGGAGATGGGGATACTTCCTTCTGCCGTATTTAACTATCTTACAGTTCTTGGAAGAAAAACGGAAAAAGAGATCATGGATCTTCCAGAAATGGTTGAATCTTTCTCAATAGAATCCATATCTAGATCGGATGCGGTATTCGATTTCGATAAGCTCTTGTGGTTCAATAGAAATTACATAAAAAAACTCCCGTCAGATGAGCTTACAGCACTTTTGGGTCTTAAAGACGAAGAAAAAGAAGTTATAGATGCTCTAAAAGAGAACGCGGAGACCTTAAATGATCTAAAAGAGTCTATCCGGCTTTTCAAAGAACCGATGATATCGGAAGAGGGTTTTGAGTTTTTAAAAACGGTAGAGACCTCAGAAAAGATCGCATGTGCGCTCAAAGATGTCTTAGAGGCTAAAGAAGGCTTTTCTTTCGCATCCATAGTTGAAAGACTAAAAAGGCTTGGGGTCCTTCGCACAAAGGAAGAGATTTTGGCCTTGAGGGTCCTTTTGACTGGAAAGAAGACAGGCCCCCCAATAGATTCCATACTGAGGTTCATTCCGGAAGAGACCATAAAAGGAAGGCTAAAATGGTTAAAAGCTTAAAATCGAAATTTATGAGCTTTTCATTGAAGACCCAACTCTTACTTATCCTTTTTTTTCTCCTTATCGGATCTTTAACATCCCTTACGATCATATATTCCAGAACTGAGGATCTCATCATCCAGAAGATAACTGAAAATATAGACGACCTAACTAAGGCGATCCAGATAAGCGTTGAAGAATTGACATATAGAGGCGATTCTACAACGAGGCTTAAAGCTTACGTGGATACGCTCAATAAGAAAGGTATAAAAGAGATAAGCATAATAAGTGACAGGTCAGAGGTCATAGCCTCTTCGAATCCAAAAAAGGTAGGGCATAAGGAGACGATAGACGAAAAGATCGCTCTTGCCGATTTTTCACCTTTAGAATTCAAAAGTAGACAGGAGATAGAGAGACTTTGTATTGAGATTTCTAATCTCAACCTTCCATACCAGCTCAGTTCGCAGGCTAACACGATAGACTGGTTAAATGAGCTTTTACGGATCCCCGATCTTTGGAGTTTCGTGCTATCTAAAGAAGGATTCGCAAAGATACCAAAAGAGACGAAAGATTACATCGAGAAACTTAAAAAATCTTACGAAGAATCGAAAAGCGAAAGGGATCTTGTAAGGTTAAATAGGTTCGTTCTTGAGGAGTTCTTTCCTAATGTTGTGCCAAAAAGGGTAAGAGTGGAAAAGAAGTTGAAAAAAGATTTATTTATAGTTGCGAGACTTGGAGAGGAAGGGAAAAAGGAGACCCAAAGGCCCTATAACGTCATAATGCCTGTATCTGTTAAGGGAAAACACCTTGGATACATACATATTAGCATGGTGCTCGACGACTATAAACTCATCCAAAAAAGAAACCACATAAAAAGGGTAATCGCAACTTTATCTATCTTTGCCATTGGAGCCATTCTCTGTCTTTTTCTTGCTGAAAAGTACACTCGACCGATAAAAGAGATTGCCGAGGCAAGCAAAAGCATAATCGAGGGAAATTTAAAAAAGATAGAGAGAACGGAAAGGAAAGACGAGATAGGAACGCTAATCGAAAGCTATAACGAGATGATAGAAAAGATGACTGAGAGGAAAAGGCTGGAAGAAAGGCTAAAAGAATCTGAGAGGCTATCCCTTATAGGACAGATATCGTCCGGGATAGCCCACGAGATAAGAAACCCCTTAAATTTCATTTCCCTTTCTGTAAGCCACGTGAAAGAAACGATACTGGAAAAAGAATTCAAAGAAAAGGATGAGATTGTGTACCTTCTAGAGAGTGTAATGAACGAGATAAAAAAGGTAAATGAGCTCATCCACAATTTCCTCTTCCTCGGAAAAGGAATAACCCTAAAGAAGGAAAGGATAGAGATTAAAACGCTTGTGGAAGAGGCCCTGTATCTCCTAAAAGACAAGTTTAAAAATGGGATAGAGGTGAAAGTTGCAGAAAAGGAAGAGACTGTGCTCTGTGATAAAGAGTATATGAGACTTTCCCTTCTAAACCTCATCCTAAATGCAATTGAGGCCTTAGAAGAGAAAGGAGCAATATCGATAGACTATGGCAGAGAAGATAGTATGAAATACATAACTATCTGCGACAATGGCGTAGGTATAGATAAGGATTCCCTAGAGAAAGTTTTTGAACCTTATTTTTCGACGAAGAAATTTGGAATAGGTCTCGGTCTTACTCTGGCAAAAAGATTCGTAAATGAGCACGGCGGTGAGATAAAGATAGAATCGGAACCAAAAAAGGGAACGAAAGTTATGATCCTTTTGCCGGACTATGAAGGCTAAGATACTTCTTGTGGAAGACGATCCAAAACAGAGGCAGATCATAAAGACGATCCTTCTTAAGGAAGGATTCTACGTGGAAGATGTGGGAGAGGGGAAAAAGGCTATCGAGATGATAAAAGAGAACGGTTTCGATCTTGTTATCACTGATCTAAAACTTCCTGATATAGACGGTATTGAGGTTGTAAAGGTTGCGAAGATGGAAAAAGCCCCATGCCACGTAATAATAATCACTGCGTATGGTTCGATACCTTCTGCCGTTGAAGCGACAAAAATGGGAGCCTTCTACTACTTGGAGAAGCCTTTCGATAAGGGAGAGTTACTCATCCACGTAAATAACGCCATATCCCAGGTAAGACTTGCAAAGGATAATATTCTCCTTAAAACGCAGCTTAAAGAGAAATTCAGTCTCGACAACATAGTTGGCGAACATCAAAAGATGCAGGAACTCTTTAGACTTGTAAAGAAGATCGCACCCACAAATTCGACTGTCCTAATTTACGGGGAAAGTGGAACAGGAAAGGAACTCTTCGCAAGAAGCATACACTATAATAGCCAAAGGAGGGAAAAACCGTTTTTTGCCATAAACTGTGCTTCGATTCCAGAGACCTTGCTTGAAAGCGAGCTTTTCGGATACGAAAAAGGAGCCTTCACAGGCGCCTATACAAGACACATAGGACTTTTGGAGCAGGCAAACGGAAGCACGCTTTTCCTCGATGAGGTTGCGGATCTATCGCTTTCCACTCAGGCAAAGCTTCTGCGGGCAATACAGGAAAAAGAGATAAGGAGGATCGGAGGGGAAGAGGTCATAAAACTAGATGTTCGCATAATTGCGGCAACGAACAAACGCCTGGAGGAGGAGATAAAAAAGGGTCGTTTCCGGGAGGACCTCTTCTACAGGCTCAATGTGATATCTTTTACAATCCCTCCTTTGAGGGAAAGGGTAACCGATATTCCACTCCTTGTGGAACACTTCCTTAAGAAACTCAACCAGGCAAGCTCAGAGAAAAAGGTGATGTCGAAAGAGGCATTAAAAATTCTTATGGAATATCACTGGCCTGGAAATGTAAGGCAGCTTCAGTCGGTTGTGGAGAGGGCTTACATCCTCTGCGATGGTGAAAGAATAGGAGTCGAGCACTTACCAGATGAGGTAAAAAAAACAAAAGTCTCATTCGAGCGTCTTATCGAGATTCCGGATGAAGGGATAGATCTTGCGAAGCTAGAAAAAGAGCTAATTAAGAAGGCCATAGTCAAAGCTAATGGAAGACTCACACAGGCGGCAAAACTTCTTTCTATGCCTTACGATACATTCTGGCTTAAGGTAAAAAGGATGAGGGAAAAGGGAGAGATACCGGAAGACCTAAGTTAGATGTAATTTTCGTTAATTTTACGAACCGAAAGGGCTAATTATCTTAAAAATTACGAAGTTTTCCTGCCTCTATTTAAAAAAAACGCAAAAATAGCAGGTTTTTTTTGGCATAGAGAGTGCAAATATGGTAAATAAGATGAGTGACATAAAAAAGAAAGGAGGTGAATTGGTGTGAAAAGGCTAGTTCTCGTTGCTTTAGCAATCCTTGTGAGCTTTGCCTTTGCTTTGGGTGTATTTGCTCAGGCAGAAAAGGCAAAGGCTCCTGAGAAGCCAGCTCCTCCTGAGAAGCCTGCGGCTGAGAAAGTGGAAAAGCCGAAGGCCAGACAGTTCACAGGGGAGGTTGTGAGGGTTGACGCCACAACTCTTGTCGTAAAGAAGGACAAGGAGGAGAAGACCTTCGACGTCTCGGGAGTTAAAGGCTTTAAGCCTGAGGACTTCAAGGCAGGCGACAAGGTCGTTGTGAAGTACACGGAAAAGGAAGGTAAGCTAGTTGCTTCCTCGGTGAAGAAGCCGGCCCCAAAAAAGAAAGAGGAAAAACCAGCAGAAAAGCCTGCAGCAGAGAAGCCAGCCGAAAAACCAGCTCCACCTAAGAAGTGAGAATGAAAAAAGGGGGACTTTTTAGTCCCCCTAAATTGTGTCAGGATCTACCCTGATTTTGACTCCGTAAAGATCGAAAAGCGGGAATATTTTGGATGAAAGTTCTTTGGGCGCGCTAAGTATGATTCTGAGGGTAAAACCGGTTTTCTGTCTATATAGCCTTTCACCGTAAAGATAAGGTTTGAGCCCCTCATTGGAGAGGTACTCTTCTATCTTAAGCCTTATCTTTTCGAGTCTTTCTCTTTCTTTTCTTGAAACTTCAATGAGGATCAGCCTCTTTGAAGGTGGAAAACCGAGTTCCTCCCTTTTTTTCAGTTCCTCCTCGTAGAACCTTTCGGGCTCCCTGATATATAGAATCTCCAGATCGTCAGGTTTTGCTCCAAAAAAGTAAACCTTTTTCGGTTTTAGTGAGTCGAAAAGGTTGTAAAAGAGTTGAAAGAATTTTTCGTAGGCAGAGTAACCCCAGATTTTTTTTAGTTCTTTCCATCCGGCAAGGATGAGGTTATGGGTCGGAAAATAAAGATAAGAGAGTGTTTTAGTGCCTAAAATAACGGCGGGTTTTTCCTTTTTTTCTTTTAGGTCTCTTAACTCATCTTGTTTGTCCTCATCCAAAAGAAGGATTTTGGCATCAAAACTCTCTTTTTCAATGAGTTCCTTTAGGAATTCAATTCCAAAAGAACGCAAAGCCACATAGGGACTTTTGCAAAAAGGGCAATTCCCTTCGTAATTTACCGATTGTTCGCATCTTTGGCAGAAGGCGCATCTCTTTTCCTTGCTGAATGAGAGGTTTTTTTTGCATTTGGGACAGAAAAGCACCCTTTTACAGTTTAAACATTCCATTTTTCCTGCGTAATATCTTCTGGGAAAAAAGATGGCAGTATCCTCCCCTTTTCCAATTGAGACAATCAATTTCTCTTTGATAGCGAAAAGGGAGGATGCCTCGTCATATCTTCTTTCCCTTTCTTGTATTTCCATTTTAAAGCTGAAAAAATCTGCCATATCCTTTATGACTTCAAACGAATCGATGCTCTTTTTGAGGGAAAGAGGTGGTGAGATAGTGCCAATAAGCAATGGTACACCTTCGATTTTCGATCTTTCGATCACAGAATCGAGCAAACTTAAACCAAAATCAGTATCTATTGGAAAATAAGAGTCTTCCGGTCTTTCCAAGATAAGAAGCCCAAGGTGGGAGACAGGCAAAAAAAGACCTAGAACGTTCGACAAAATTACGTATCCATGAAGGCTCCGTAAAGTTAGAAAGATTTTCATCCTTTCTCTCTTTTTTGTTTCGTGGCCTAACCAGAAAACCCTATCTTTAAACCTCTCCTTTAAGATCTCGAAAAAGAACTTGCCGCTGAAACCATACGGAGGGACAAAAAAGAGGCAGCTTTTACCGTTTTTGAGGAGAGTATCGATCTCAGAGATGTACATACCTACTCTTTTCTCAAAGGGACCAACAAAAATCGTTCCTTTCGATTTAAGATTCTTTGCAATTTCCACATAAGGTCCAATAGCTCTCATGTGAAATATTTCTTGGAAACTTATCCTACCCGATTTGAAAAGAAAAAAGAGGGTCTCTTTTCCGTATTTCTTTATGGCTTTCTTCAGGGTAAGACCATCGATATCACTTTTCTCTTCGGTTCTTACGATTACAAAATCTTCTAATCCAACTTTATCCGAGAGAGCATACTTCATAAGGATTCCCTGCGGGATCAAAAAGTTATCCTTTATCCAGGAGATGAGTTTTAAGATGTTTGGGGTAAGGAGGGGAAAAAGATCTATGGGTTCAAAGATCTCCTTTAGGGCTGGGTCCTCCCCTTCCCTTAATCCTACTACGTATCCTTTTTTTTGTCTTTCCTTAAATGGAACTATCACCCTTTGGGATTCAAAAATGTAGGGTTTCCAATTTGGGGGTACATTGTATGAGAAGGAATGGGATAAAGGATACGGTAAAGCAATATCGACAATCATGAAGAAAAGAAGATGTTCCGGAAATCCATCTGTCTTACCCACCTTACTGACGTTATGGGTTCTCCCATGATCCTCGATCCTATCTCTATAAATGAACCGGGAAGGTCGGTTACGAAGTACTTCAAAGTACCGGATCTGTTTTTTGCAAGTAAATTCTTTTTTTCGAGCAGATCCCTTACAGCTTTGGCAACTTCCTGACCACTGTGAACTATTCTTATTTCATCTCCAAGAACAGCCTTTATGACATTTTCTAAAACAGGATAGTGGGTGCAGCCCAAAACGAGAGTGTCGACGTCAGCATCCTTTAGCTCATAAAGGTACTTTTTTGCAGAAAGATAGGCTATCTCGTCATTTTCTAAGCCTTCTTCGACAATTGGAACAAAAAGTGGACAGGCCTTAGAGAAGACTAGGATTTGTGGATCGATCTTCTTTATGTACCTCTCATAGACTCCGCTCCTTATCGTTCCCTTTGTTCCTATAATTCCTACCCTCTTTTTTCTCGTTACCCTGATTGCCTCCTTCACACCGGGCTCTATTACACCGAGAACAGGGATTGGAAATTTTCTTTTTATGATCGGTAAAGCGTATGCGGAGGAGACGTTGCAAGCTATAACTAAGAGTTTTATGCCCTTAGTTAATAAAAAAAGTGCACACTCTAAGGCGTACCTCGTTATTGCCTGGGGTGATCTTCCACCGTAGGGAACTCGGGCAGTATCACCCAAGTAGATGAGATTCTCAGAAGGGAGGAGCTTTTTTATCTCTTTTAGAACAGTTAAACCGCCAACCCCAGAATCGAATATTCCGATAGAGAGAGCTTTCATGAAGAGGGACTAAAGTTTTTTTTGGCATCGTAGAGTCCTATGGCTTCCCTTACCTCATCTATAGTCTCTTTAGCGATCCTTCGCACATCCTTCGCACAACTATTTACCACATCCAAAACGTACCCAATATCCCTTTTTAGTCTTTCCGCCCTTTCTTTTATAGGGGAGAGCTCTCTTTGAATCCTCTCGAAGAGAATCTTTTTACAATCTATACAGCCTATTTGAGCTGTCCTGCATCCCTTTTCGACTTCCCCAAGGATGTCCTCTTCTGAAAAGGCAGTGTGTATTGTAAATACGTTACAAAGCTCTGGGTTGCCTTTGTCGTAACGCCTAACTCTACTCGTATCTGTTACTGCAACCCTCAGTTTTTCCCAAATCGAATCTTCATTCTCAAGAATTCCTATGTAATTGTTCTGGCTCTTTGACATCTTTGACTTGCCGTCGATTCCTAGAATTCTCGGAGCCCGAGAAAGGATGACTTTCGGTTCTGGAAAGATCGGCTTAAACCTAGAGTTGAATCTTCTCGCTATCTCTCTCGAAAGTTCTATGTGCTGGATTTGGTCTTCTCCTACGGGCACGAGCTCCGCTTTATAGATGAGAATGTCTGCGGCTTGTAAGACTGGGTAATCCATAAGACCCATATTCACGTTCCTTTTATGCTGTCTCGACTTTTCCTTAAATTGGGTCATCCTCTCTAAATCGCCAACAGGTGTGACGCAGTTGAATATCCATGTGAGTTCTGTATGCTCTGGAACCTGGGACTGGATAAAAAGCTTGCATTTATCTGGGGTTAGTCCACAGGCGATGAGAGCTAGAGCCGTATCTATGGTTCTTTTTGCCAACTCTCCGACATTGTACTCAACCGTTATGGCATGGTAATCGACAACGCAGTAAATACAGTCATAACTCCCCGTGAGTTTTA encodes:
- the ispD gene encoding 2-C-methyl-D-erythritol 4-phosphate cytidylyltransferase produces the protein MRVIAIILAGGTGKRMGAPTNKQFLLLDGKPIIVNTLEIFEECRAIHDIYLVVNQKDLPIFQEEVLEQYKFSKLSKIVIGGRLRQDSVRNGLEAIDCKCDIVVIHDGARPFVSPSFIEKSVALMELYDAIIPGLPVKETIKVVSKEGFVQKTLERSSLWSVQTPQTFKYDLIIKAYRDGMEKKLFGYDDSTFIEYLGKKVKVIEGSPFNIKITTPEDLIIAQGLLSHLKSMV
- the ispF gene encoding 2-C-methyl-D-erythritol 2,4-cyclodiphosphate synthase, which translates into the protein MKVGLGYDCHRLVPGRRFVLGGIEIPYEKGPLGHSDGDVLIHAICDAILGAISSKDIGSHFPDTDPEYLGLESERILLECMWMLKEKGFRILNIDSVVILEEPKISPFRERIVKNLSRITGLSEESISVKAKTKEGFGFVGKKEGIEAYAVVLIEKDG
- the gltX gene encoding glutamate--tRNA ligase, with the protein product MVRVRFAPSPTGYLHVGNARTAILNFLFAKKNGGHFLLRIEDTDRARSDPHFESSILEDLLWLGVKWDEKIYRQSQRLHIYHEYAKTLIDKGYAYKCFCSKERLRKLKEECEKRKEPPRYDKRCKNLSDSERKRLESEGIPSVIRFSTPERTVEFLDSVFGRITFPKDYLDDFIIMKADGTPSYNFAAAVDDMLMGITHVIRGKDHIPNTPKQILIFEALGRPHPVYAHHSLLLGKDGKPLSKREGSNKIRTLREMGILPSAVFNYLTVLGRKTEKEIMDLPEMVESFSIESISRSDAVFDFDKLLWFNRNYIKKLPSDELTALLGLKDEEKEVIDALKENAETLNDLKESIRLFKEPMISEEGFEFLKTVETSEKIACALKDVLEAKEGFSFASIVERLKRLGVLRTKEEILALRVLLTGKKTGPPIDSILRFIPEETIKGRLKWLKA
- a CDS encoding ATP-binding protein codes for the protein MVKSLKSKFMSFSLKTQLLLILFFLLIGSLTSLTIIYSRTEDLIIQKITENIDDLTKAIQISVEELTYRGDSTTRLKAYVDTLNKKGIKEISIISDRSEVIASSNPKKVGHKETIDEKIALADFSPLEFKSRQEIERLCIEISNLNLPYQLSSQANTIDWLNELLRIPDLWSFVLSKEGFAKIPKETKDYIEKLKKSYEESKSERDLVRLNRFVLEEFFPNVVPKRVRVEKKLKKDLFIVARLGEEGKKETQRPYNVIMPVSVKGKHLGYIHISMVLDDYKLIQKRNHIKRVIATLSIFAIGAILCLFLAEKYTRPIKEIAEASKSIIEGNLKKIERTERKDEIGTLIESYNEMIEKMTERKRLEERLKESERLSLIGQISSGIAHEIRNPLNFISLSVSHVKETILEKEFKEKDEIVYLLESVMNEIKKVNELIHNFLFLGKGITLKKERIEIKTLVEEALYLLKDKFKNGIEVKVAEKEETVLCDKEYMRLSLLNLILNAIEALEEKGAISIDYGREDSMKYITICDNGVGIDKDSLEKVFEPYFSTKKFGIGLGLTLAKRFVNEHGGEIKIESEPKKGTKVMILLPDYEG
- a CDS encoding sigma-54 dependent transcriptional regulator; amino-acid sequence: MKAKILLVEDDPKQRQIIKTILLKEGFYVEDVGEGKKAIEMIKENGFDLVITDLKLPDIDGIEVVKVAKMEKAPCHVIIITAYGSIPSAVEATKMGAFYYLEKPFDKGELLIHVNNAISQVRLAKDNILLKTQLKEKFSLDNIVGEHQKMQELFRLVKKIAPTNSTVLIYGESGTGKELFARSIHYNSQRREKPFFAINCASIPETLLESELFGYEKGAFTGAYTRHIGLLEQANGSTLFLDEVADLSLSTQAKLLRAIQEKEIRRIGGEEVIKLDVRIIAATNKRLEEEIKKGRFREDLFYRLNVISFTIPPLRERVTDIPLLVEHFLKKLNQASSEKKVMSKEALKILMEYHWPGNVRQLQSVVERAYILCDGERIGVEHLPDEVKKTKVSFERLIEIPDEGIDLAKLEKELIKKAIVKANGRLTQAAKLLSMPYDTFWLKVKRMREKGEIPEDLS
- the murI gene encoding glutamate racemase: MKALSIGIFDSGVGGLTVLKEIKKLLPSENLIYLGDTARVPYGGRSPQAITRYALECALFLLTKGIKLLVIACNVSSAYALPIIKRKFPIPVLGVIEPGVKEAIRVTRKKRVGIIGTKGTIRSGVYERYIKKIDPQILVFSKACPLFVPIVEEGLENDEIAYLSAKKYLYELKDADVDTLVLGCTHYPVLENVIKAVLGDEIRIVHSGQEVAKAVRDLLEKKNLLAKNRSGTLKYFVTDLPGSFIEIGSRIMGEPITSVRWVRQMDFRNIFFSS
- the trpS gene encoding tryptophan--tRNA ligase: MKRIFSGIQPTGEIHIGNYVGAIREWVKLTGSYDCIYCVVDYHAITVEYNVGELAKRTIDTALALIACGLTPDKCKLFIQSQVPEHTELTWIFNCVTPVGDLERMTQFKEKSRQHKRNVNMGLMDYPVLQAADILIYKAELVPVGEDQIQHIELSREIARRFNSRFKPIFPEPKVILSRAPRILGIDGKSKMSKSQNNYIGILENEDSIWEKLRVAVTDTSRVRRYDKGNPELCNVFTIHTAFSEEDILGEVEKGCRTAQIGCIDCKKILFERIQRELSPIKERAERLKRDIGYVLDVVNSCAKDVRRIAKETIDEVREAIGLYDAKKNFSPSS